The DNA segment ATGCATACGACACTCATGGATGATGTTACAGCTATTGACAAGGCGATTTCGAAGCGTATTGGAGTTGGGAAGCACAAGGTCTGGTTCAAGAATTCAACGCAGTTTTCAGTCGCGGACGGGTATCTTACGATCGGCGTCCCGAATCACTTCATAGGCAGTTGGATAGAAAACCATTTTATGGACGATATCCAGGATGCTATTCGCGAAGTCACAGGCGATGAAAAGAAGATAACGTTCAATGTGGACGCTTCTCTGAGCGGCACGCAGAAAAAGCCGGTTCTGGATTCGCAGGCCAAATCGGTTCGCAAGGCACGCGAGGTGAACACTCGCAGACGCGTCAAACCCAAGGCGGTGAAGGTCAAGCCCCTGAAGCTGTCGCTGGACACGTTTATCGCCGGGCCGGGCAATGAGCTGGCGTTCAATGCGGCCAGGGCGGTCGTAAGCGAATCGAAAACACTGTTCAATCCGCTGTTCCTGCACGGCGGTTACGGTGTCGGCAAGACGCACCTGCTGCAGGGCATCTGCAATGAGATAAGCAAGCAAAGGCCCGGCGCGAGGTGGATATACGTCAGCGCGGAAGAATTCGCCAACGAGTTCGTGATCGCGCTCAAGACGCAGAAGCTCGATGCGTTCCGCCGGCGGTTCAGACAGGCGGACGTGCTGGCGATCGACGACATTCACTTCCTGGCGAGCAAGCCCTCGATGCAGGAGGAATTTCTGCACACGTTCAATACGATCGACCTTGCGGGCAAGCAGATCGTGCTCGCAAGCGACGCACATCCGAAGATGATCGGTCAGCTCTGCGAGAAGCTGGTGAGCCGATTCGTTTCGGGTATGGTGGTCAAGATGGAGTCACCGGATTTCGAGACGCGGTGCAGTATATGCAGACAGCGTGCGGCAGAGATGAAAAAGCACGTGCCCGACGAGGTGATCGAGCATATCGCAGGCAGCATGCACACGAATGTA comes from the Anaerohalosphaera lusitana genome and includes:
- the dnaA gene encoding chromosomal replication initiator protein DnaA, producing MHTTLMDDVTAIDKAISKRIGVGKHKVWFKNSTQFSVADGYLTIGVPNHFIGSWIENHFMDDIQDAIREVTGDEKKITFNVDASLSGTQKKPVLDSQAKSVRKAREVNTRRRVKPKAVKVKPLKLSLDTFIAGPGNELAFNAARAVVSESKTLFNPLFLHGGYGVGKTHLLQGICNEISKQRPGARWIYVSAEEFANEFVIALKTQKLDAFRRRFRQADVLAIDDIHFLASKPSMQEEFLHTFNTIDLAGKQIVLASDAHPKMIGQLCEKLVSRFVSGMVVKMESPDFETRCSICRQRAAEMKKHVPDEVIEHIAGSMHTNVRELEGALLKLVAFASIGNGQITLRMAEQVLAEHISRTDPIVHISDIDSATATYFGITPADIHSSKKDRTVSTARSFSMYLARKYTKMSYPEIGKLMGGKNHATVILACRKVEKWIKGNSDVKWKTETGQRVVKALTVLDELTNCIG